A region of Betta splendens chromosome 13, fBetSpl5.4, whole genome shotgun sequence DNA encodes the following proteins:
- the LOC114868574 gene encoding chloride channel protein 2-like isoform X2 has protein sequence MAATLRWSKPLPVMYGRYTQELGVFAKEEAARLRESEQRRSVRDRTRTLDLLEYEKGRCAKCRRSGYPYVLEAPAQDFVSVCTVRCQKFLISRVGEDWIFLILLGLVMALVSWVMDFCIAICLQAQKWMYGGLDSNMFLQYLAWVTYPVVLITFSAGFTQILAPQAVGSGIPEMKTILRGVVLKEYLTFKTFVAKVIGLTCALGSGMPLGKEGPFVHVASLCAALLSKFMSLFGGIYEEPSLVGIKDLIGTKNESRNIEMLAAACAVGVGCCFAAPIGGVLFSIEVTSTFFAVRNYWRGFFAATFSAFIFRVLAVWNRDEETITALFKTNFRLDFPFDLQELPAFAVVGIASGFGGALFVYLNRQFVLFMRKQKAINKFLMKKRLLFPAVVTLVISSLTFPPGFGQFMAGQLTQKETLVTFFDNLTWAKQGISHEFDYMGYSQAWRHPQINVFIMLVLFIIMKFWMSALATTIPVPCGAFMPVFVIGAAFGRLVGESMAAWFPDGINTDGTIYPIVPGGYAVVGAAALSGAVTHTVSTAVIVFELTGQISHILPVMIAVILANAVAQSLQPSLYDSIIRIKKLPYLPELGWGHHEKYNIRVEDIMVRDVRYITLNCCYRDLHNVLLTGNLKTLALVESAESMILLGSIERAQLQSLLSQQLSRARRLEYIRQRSVVEKKHLSEVSNPSSEDGNQRASQEVRFQISTEESSFSPARPVSQKPLKPALKRSSVMERSIEIPTSPHDNSGIALKSLFCASRDTEGLEKNNNLERAPSPELRRPSKRVRISVVDDGDLEDDMTIREIAEWEEKQLDEQVNFNNCKIDPAPFQLVERTSLHKTHTIFSLLGLDHAYVTSIGRLIGVVSLKELRKAIEGSVNVKGVKVRPPLASFRDSGPTGSSSSESEATELHKLWDRHRSVSLPREHVPSESDEKSQ, from the exons GGTCAGGGTACCCATATGTTCTGGAAGCCCCAGCCCAGGACTTTGTCTCTG TATGCACGGTTCGCTGTCAGAAGTTCCTGATCTCGCGTGTTGGAGAGGACTGGATCTTCCTCATCCTGCTGGGACTCGTCATGGCCCTGGTCAGCTGGGTCATGGACTTCTGCATCGCCATATGCCTCCAAG CACAGAAGTGGATGTACGGTGGGTTGGACAGCAACATGTTCCTGCAGTACCTGGCCTGGGTCACCTACCCTGTGGTCCTCATCACCTTCTCCGCAGGCTTCACCCAGATCCTCGCCCCACAGGCTGTTG GTTCGGGCATTCCAGAGATGAAGACCATCCTGAGAGGAGTGGTTCTGAAGGAGTACCTCAcctttaaaacatttgtggCTAAAGTCATCGGTCTCACCTGCGCTCTGGGAAGCGGCATGCCTCTGGGCAAAGAG GGTCCATTTGTACACGTCGCCAGTTTGTGTGCTGCTCTTCTCAGCAAGTTCATGTCTCTCTTTGGAGGAATTTATGAG GAGCCCAGCCTTGTAGGCATCAAG GATCTCATAGGAACGAAG aatgAGTCGAGGAACATCGAGATGCTGGCAGCAGCCTGTGCTGTGGGGGTGGGCTGCTGTTTCGCTGCCCCCATAGGAG gagtGTTGTTTAGTATTGAAGTAACGTCCACATTCTTCGCTGTGAGGAATTACTGGAGAGGGTTCTTCGCTGCTACCTTCAGTGCCTTCATCTTCAGAGTGCTGGCTGTTTGGAACAGGGATGAAG AGACTATCACAGCCCTGTTTAAGACCAACTTTCGACTGGACTTTCCCTTCGACCTCCAGGAGCTTCCGGCCTTTGCTGTTGTTGG GATTGCCAGTGGGTTTGGTGGTGCTTTGTTCGTCTACCTGAACAGACAGTTCGTCCTGTTCATGAGGAAGCAAAAGGCCATCAACAAGTTTCTCATGAAAAA ACGTctgctgtttccagctgtggtCACTTTAGTTATTTCCTCGCTAACATTTCCCCCTGGCTTCGGACAGTTTATGGCTGGGCAG TTGACCCAGAAGGAGACTCTGGTGACATTTTTCGATAACCTCACATGGGCTAAACAGGGAATCTCCCACGAGTTTGACTACATGGGATATTCCCAAGCCTGGAGACACCCACAGATTAACGTCTTCATCATGCTggtcctcttcatcatcatgaaG TTCTGGATGTCGGCCCTGGCCACGACCATCCCCGTGCCTTGTGGAGCCTTCATGCCAGTATTTGTTATTG gggcAGCATTCGGTCGTCTGGTTGGAGAGAGCATGGCAGCCTGGTTTCCAGATGGCATTAACACAGATGGCACCATCTACCCCATCGTGCCAGGAGGCTACGCTGTTGTGG gtgCAGCAGCCTTGTCCGGGGCCGTCACCCACACTGTTTCCACTGCCGTCATCGTGTTCGAGCTGACGGGACAGATCTCCCACATCCTGCCGGTGATGATCGCGGTGATCCTGGCCAACGCCGTGGCCCAGTCCCTGCAGCCCTCCCTGTACGACTCCATCATAAGGATCAAGAAGCTGCCGTACCTCCCGGAGCTGGGCTGGGGACACCATGA GAAATATAACATCCGCGTGGAGGACATCATGGTGAGGGACGTGCGGTACATCACTCTGAACTGCTGCTACCGAGACCTGCACAACGTGCTGCTGACAGGAAACCTCAAGACTCTAGCGCTGGTGGAATCAGCAG AGTCTATGATCTTGCTGGGCTCCATCGAGCGCGCTCAGCTCCAGTCGCTGCTCTCTCAGCAACTCAGTCGCGCCAGGCGGCTAGAGTACATCAGGCAAAGATCTGTTGTGGAGAAGAAGCACCTGTCGGAGGTGTCGAACCCCAGCAGCGAGGACGGCAACCAGCGAGCCAGTCAGGAGGTCCGCTTCCAG atcTCCACTGAGGAATCCTCTTTCAGTCCTGCCCGTCCCGTTTCTCAAAAGCCCCTAAAACCTGCACTGAAGAGATCTTCTGTGATGGAGCGAAGCATCGAGATCCCCACTA GTCCACATGATAATTCAGGCATCGCTTTAAAGAGCCTATTCTGCGCCAGTCGAGACACAGAAGGCCTGGAG aaaaacaacaacttggAGAGAGCGCCGTCTCCTGAGCTCAGGAGGCCGTCCAAAAGAGTCCGGATATCTGTTGTG GATGATGGCGATTTGGAGGAtgacatgaccattagagaG ATTGCAGAgtgggaggagaagcagcttgATGAGCAGGTCAACTTTAACAACTGCAAGATCGACCCGGCCCCGTTCCAGCTGGTGGAGCGCACGTCGCTGCATAAG ACCCACACCATCTTCTCCCTGCTGGGCCTCGACCACGCCTACGTCACCAGCATTGGACGCCTCATTGGTGTGGTTTCCCTCAAAGAG CTTCGCAAGGCCATCGAGGGCTCTGTGAACGTCAAAGGCGTGAAGGTGCGTCCTCCTCTGGCCAGTTTCCGAGACAGTGGCCccaccggcagcagcagcagcgagagcgaGGCCACCGAGCTCCACAAACTGTGGGACCGGCACCGGAGCGTCTCGCTCCCTCGCGAGCACGTCCCGTCAGAATCAGACGAGAAGTCGCAATGA
- the LOC114868574 gene encoding chloride channel protein 2-like isoform X4, with the protein MAGDGSDQRALQYEQTLMYGRYTQELGVFAKEEAARLRESEQRRSVRDRTRTLDLLEYEKGRCAKCRICTVRCQKFLISRVGEDWIFLILLGLVMALVSWVMDFCIAICLQAQKWMYGGLDSNMFLQYLAWVTYPVVLITFSAGFTQILAPQAVGSGIPEMKTILRGVVLKEYLTFKTFVAKVIGLTCALGSGMPLGKEGPFVHVASLCAALLSKFMSLFGGIYEEPSLVGIKDLIGTKNESRNIEMLAAACAVGVGCCFAAPIGGVLFSIEVTSTFFAVRNYWRGFFAATFSAFIFRVLAVWNRDEETITALFKTNFRLDFPFDLQELPAFAVVGIASGFGGALFVYLNRQFVLFMRKQKAINKFLMKKRLLFPAVVTLVISSLTFPPGFGQFMAGQLTQKETLVTFFDNLTWAKQGISHEFDYMGYSQAWRHPQINVFIMLVLFIIMKFWMSALATTIPVPCGAFMPVFVIGAAFGRLVGESMAAWFPDGINTDGTIYPIVPGGYAVVGAAALSGAVTHTVSTAVIVFELTGQISHILPVMIAVILANAVAQSLQPSLYDSIIRIKKLPYLPELGWGHHEKYNIRVEDIMVRDVRYITLNCCYRDLHNVLLTGNLKTLALVESAESMILLGSIERAQLQSLLSQQLSRARRLEYIRQRSVVEKKHLSEVSNPSSEDGNQRASQEVRFQISTEESSFSPARPVSQKPLKPALKRSSVMERSIEIPTSPHDNSGIALKSLFCASRDTEGLEKNNNLERAPSPELRRPSKRVRISVVDDGDLEDDMTIREIAEWEEKQLDEQVNFNNCKIDPAPFQLVERTSLHKTHTIFSLLGLDHAYVTSIGRLIGVVSLKELRKAIEGSVNVKGVKVRPPLASFRDSGPTGSSSSESEATELHKLWDRHRSVSLPREHVPSESDEKSQ; encoded by the exons TATGCACGGTTCGCTGTCAGAAGTTCCTGATCTCGCGTGTTGGAGAGGACTGGATCTTCCTCATCCTGCTGGGACTCGTCATGGCCCTGGTCAGCTGGGTCATGGACTTCTGCATCGCCATATGCCTCCAAG CACAGAAGTGGATGTACGGTGGGTTGGACAGCAACATGTTCCTGCAGTACCTGGCCTGGGTCACCTACCCTGTGGTCCTCATCACCTTCTCCGCAGGCTTCACCCAGATCCTCGCCCCACAGGCTGTTG GTTCGGGCATTCCAGAGATGAAGACCATCCTGAGAGGAGTGGTTCTGAAGGAGTACCTCAcctttaaaacatttgtggCTAAAGTCATCGGTCTCACCTGCGCTCTGGGAAGCGGCATGCCTCTGGGCAAAGAG GGTCCATTTGTACACGTCGCCAGTTTGTGTGCTGCTCTTCTCAGCAAGTTCATGTCTCTCTTTGGAGGAATTTATGAG GAGCCCAGCCTTGTAGGCATCAAG GATCTCATAGGAACGAAG aatgAGTCGAGGAACATCGAGATGCTGGCAGCAGCCTGTGCTGTGGGGGTGGGCTGCTGTTTCGCTGCCCCCATAGGAG gagtGTTGTTTAGTATTGAAGTAACGTCCACATTCTTCGCTGTGAGGAATTACTGGAGAGGGTTCTTCGCTGCTACCTTCAGTGCCTTCATCTTCAGAGTGCTGGCTGTTTGGAACAGGGATGAAG AGACTATCACAGCCCTGTTTAAGACCAACTTTCGACTGGACTTTCCCTTCGACCTCCAGGAGCTTCCGGCCTTTGCTGTTGTTGG GATTGCCAGTGGGTTTGGTGGTGCTTTGTTCGTCTACCTGAACAGACAGTTCGTCCTGTTCATGAGGAAGCAAAAGGCCATCAACAAGTTTCTCATGAAAAA ACGTctgctgtttccagctgtggtCACTTTAGTTATTTCCTCGCTAACATTTCCCCCTGGCTTCGGACAGTTTATGGCTGGGCAG TTGACCCAGAAGGAGACTCTGGTGACATTTTTCGATAACCTCACATGGGCTAAACAGGGAATCTCCCACGAGTTTGACTACATGGGATATTCCCAAGCCTGGAGACACCCACAGATTAACGTCTTCATCATGCTggtcctcttcatcatcatgaaG TTCTGGATGTCGGCCCTGGCCACGACCATCCCCGTGCCTTGTGGAGCCTTCATGCCAGTATTTGTTATTG gggcAGCATTCGGTCGTCTGGTTGGAGAGAGCATGGCAGCCTGGTTTCCAGATGGCATTAACACAGATGGCACCATCTACCCCATCGTGCCAGGAGGCTACGCTGTTGTGG gtgCAGCAGCCTTGTCCGGGGCCGTCACCCACACTGTTTCCACTGCCGTCATCGTGTTCGAGCTGACGGGACAGATCTCCCACATCCTGCCGGTGATGATCGCGGTGATCCTGGCCAACGCCGTGGCCCAGTCCCTGCAGCCCTCCCTGTACGACTCCATCATAAGGATCAAGAAGCTGCCGTACCTCCCGGAGCTGGGCTGGGGACACCATGA GAAATATAACATCCGCGTGGAGGACATCATGGTGAGGGACGTGCGGTACATCACTCTGAACTGCTGCTACCGAGACCTGCACAACGTGCTGCTGACAGGAAACCTCAAGACTCTAGCGCTGGTGGAATCAGCAG AGTCTATGATCTTGCTGGGCTCCATCGAGCGCGCTCAGCTCCAGTCGCTGCTCTCTCAGCAACTCAGTCGCGCCAGGCGGCTAGAGTACATCAGGCAAAGATCTGTTGTGGAGAAGAAGCACCTGTCGGAGGTGTCGAACCCCAGCAGCGAGGACGGCAACCAGCGAGCCAGTCAGGAGGTCCGCTTCCAG atcTCCACTGAGGAATCCTCTTTCAGTCCTGCCCGTCCCGTTTCTCAAAAGCCCCTAAAACCTGCACTGAAGAGATCTTCTGTGATGGAGCGAAGCATCGAGATCCCCACTA GTCCACATGATAATTCAGGCATCGCTTTAAAGAGCCTATTCTGCGCCAGTCGAGACACAGAAGGCCTGGAG aaaaacaacaacttggAGAGAGCGCCGTCTCCTGAGCTCAGGAGGCCGTCCAAAAGAGTCCGGATATCTGTTGTG GATGATGGCGATTTGGAGGAtgacatgaccattagagaG ATTGCAGAgtgggaggagaagcagcttgATGAGCAGGTCAACTTTAACAACTGCAAGATCGACCCGGCCCCGTTCCAGCTGGTGGAGCGCACGTCGCTGCATAAG ACCCACACCATCTTCTCCCTGCTGGGCCTCGACCACGCCTACGTCACCAGCATTGGACGCCTCATTGGTGTGGTTTCCCTCAAAGAG CTTCGCAAGGCCATCGAGGGCTCTGTGAACGTCAAAGGCGTGAAGGTGCGTCCTCCTCTGGCCAGTTTCCGAGACAGTGGCCccaccggcagcagcagcagcgagagcgaGGCCACCGAGCTCCACAAACTGTGGGACCGGCACCGGAGCGTCTCGCTCCCTCGCGAGCACGTCCCGTCAGAATCAGACGAGAAGTCGCAATGA
- the LOC114868574 gene encoding chloride channel protein 2-like isoform X6 — MAGDGSDQRALQYEQTLMYGRYTQELGVFAKEEAARLRESEQRRSVRDRTRTLDLLEYEKGRCAKCRICTVRCQKFLISRVGEDWIFLILLGLVMALVSWVMDFCIAICLQAQKWMYGGLDSNMFLQYLAWVTYPVVLITFSAGFTQILAPQAVGSGIPEMKTILRGVVLKEYLTFKTFVAKVIGLTCALGSGMPLGKEGPFVHVASLCAALLSKFMSLFGGIYENESRNIEMLAAACAVGVGCCFAAPIGGVLFSIEVTSTFFAVRNYWRGFFAATFSAFIFRVLAVWNRDEETITALFKTNFRLDFPFDLQELPAFAVVGIASGFGGALFVYLNRQFVLFMRKQKAINKFLMKKRLLFPAVVTLVISSLTFPPGFGQFMAGQLTQKETLVTFFDNLTWAKQGISHEFDYMGYSQAWRHPQINVFIMLVLFIIMKFWMSALATTIPVPCGAFMPVFVIGAAFGRLVGESMAAWFPDGINTDGTIYPIVPGGYAVVGAAALSGAVTHTVSTAVIVFELTGQISHILPVMIAVILANAVAQSLQPSLYDSIIRIKKLPYLPELGWGHHEKYNIRVEDIMVRDVRYITLNCCYRDLHNVLLTGNLKTLALVESAESMILLGSIERAQLQSLLSQQLSRARRLEYIRQRSVVEKKHLSEVSNPSSEDGNQRASQEVRFQISTEESSFSPARPVSQKPLKPALKRSSVMERSIEIPTSPHDNSGIALKSLFCASRDTEGLEKNNNLERAPSPELRRPSKRVRISVVDDGDLEDDMTIREIAEWEEKQLDEQVNFNNCKIDPAPFQLVERTSLHKTHTIFSLLGLDHAYVTSIGRLIGVVSLKELRKAIEGSVNVKGVKVRPPLASFRDSGPTGSSSSESEATELHKLWDRHRSVSLPREHVPSESDEKSQ; from the exons TATGCACGGTTCGCTGTCAGAAGTTCCTGATCTCGCGTGTTGGAGAGGACTGGATCTTCCTCATCCTGCTGGGACTCGTCATGGCCCTGGTCAGCTGGGTCATGGACTTCTGCATCGCCATATGCCTCCAAG CACAGAAGTGGATGTACGGTGGGTTGGACAGCAACATGTTCCTGCAGTACCTGGCCTGGGTCACCTACCCTGTGGTCCTCATCACCTTCTCCGCAGGCTTCACCCAGATCCTCGCCCCACAGGCTGTTG GTTCGGGCATTCCAGAGATGAAGACCATCCTGAGAGGAGTGGTTCTGAAGGAGTACCTCAcctttaaaacatttgtggCTAAAGTCATCGGTCTCACCTGCGCTCTGGGAAGCGGCATGCCTCTGGGCAAAGAG GGTCCATTTGTACACGTCGCCAGTTTGTGTGCTGCTCTTCTCAGCAAGTTCATGTCTCTCTTTGGAGGAATTTATGAG aatgAGTCGAGGAACATCGAGATGCTGGCAGCAGCCTGTGCTGTGGGGGTGGGCTGCTGTTTCGCTGCCCCCATAGGAG gagtGTTGTTTAGTATTGAAGTAACGTCCACATTCTTCGCTGTGAGGAATTACTGGAGAGGGTTCTTCGCTGCTACCTTCAGTGCCTTCATCTTCAGAGTGCTGGCTGTTTGGAACAGGGATGAAG AGACTATCACAGCCCTGTTTAAGACCAACTTTCGACTGGACTTTCCCTTCGACCTCCAGGAGCTTCCGGCCTTTGCTGTTGTTGG GATTGCCAGTGGGTTTGGTGGTGCTTTGTTCGTCTACCTGAACAGACAGTTCGTCCTGTTCATGAGGAAGCAAAAGGCCATCAACAAGTTTCTCATGAAAAA ACGTctgctgtttccagctgtggtCACTTTAGTTATTTCCTCGCTAACATTTCCCCCTGGCTTCGGACAGTTTATGGCTGGGCAG TTGACCCAGAAGGAGACTCTGGTGACATTTTTCGATAACCTCACATGGGCTAAACAGGGAATCTCCCACGAGTTTGACTACATGGGATATTCCCAAGCCTGGAGACACCCACAGATTAACGTCTTCATCATGCTggtcctcttcatcatcatgaaG TTCTGGATGTCGGCCCTGGCCACGACCATCCCCGTGCCTTGTGGAGCCTTCATGCCAGTATTTGTTATTG gggcAGCATTCGGTCGTCTGGTTGGAGAGAGCATGGCAGCCTGGTTTCCAGATGGCATTAACACAGATGGCACCATCTACCCCATCGTGCCAGGAGGCTACGCTGTTGTGG gtgCAGCAGCCTTGTCCGGGGCCGTCACCCACACTGTTTCCACTGCCGTCATCGTGTTCGAGCTGACGGGACAGATCTCCCACATCCTGCCGGTGATGATCGCGGTGATCCTGGCCAACGCCGTGGCCCAGTCCCTGCAGCCCTCCCTGTACGACTCCATCATAAGGATCAAGAAGCTGCCGTACCTCCCGGAGCTGGGCTGGGGACACCATGA GAAATATAACATCCGCGTGGAGGACATCATGGTGAGGGACGTGCGGTACATCACTCTGAACTGCTGCTACCGAGACCTGCACAACGTGCTGCTGACAGGAAACCTCAAGACTCTAGCGCTGGTGGAATCAGCAG AGTCTATGATCTTGCTGGGCTCCATCGAGCGCGCTCAGCTCCAGTCGCTGCTCTCTCAGCAACTCAGTCGCGCCAGGCGGCTAGAGTACATCAGGCAAAGATCTGTTGTGGAGAAGAAGCACCTGTCGGAGGTGTCGAACCCCAGCAGCGAGGACGGCAACCAGCGAGCCAGTCAGGAGGTCCGCTTCCAG atcTCCACTGAGGAATCCTCTTTCAGTCCTGCCCGTCCCGTTTCTCAAAAGCCCCTAAAACCTGCACTGAAGAGATCTTCTGTGATGGAGCGAAGCATCGAGATCCCCACTA GTCCACATGATAATTCAGGCATCGCTTTAAAGAGCCTATTCTGCGCCAGTCGAGACACAGAAGGCCTGGAG aaaaacaacaacttggAGAGAGCGCCGTCTCCTGAGCTCAGGAGGCCGTCCAAAAGAGTCCGGATATCTGTTGTG GATGATGGCGATTTGGAGGAtgacatgaccattagagaG ATTGCAGAgtgggaggagaagcagcttgATGAGCAGGTCAACTTTAACAACTGCAAGATCGACCCGGCCCCGTTCCAGCTGGTGGAGCGCACGTCGCTGCATAAG ACCCACACCATCTTCTCCCTGCTGGGCCTCGACCACGCCTACGTCACCAGCATTGGACGCCTCATTGGTGTGGTTTCCCTCAAAGAG CTTCGCAAGGCCATCGAGGGCTCTGTGAACGTCAAAGGCGTGAAGGTGCGTCCTCCTCTGGCCAGTTTCCGAGACAGTGGCCccaccggcagcagcagcagcgagagcgaGGCCACCGAGCTCCACAAACTGTGGGACCGGCACCGGAGCGTCTCGCTCCCTCGCGAGCACGTCCCGTCAGAATCAGACGAGAAGTCGCAATGA
- the LOC114868574 gene encoding chloride channel protein 2-like isoform X7: MAGDGSDQRALQYEQTLMYGRYTQELGVFAKEEAARLRESEQRRSVRDRTRTLDLLEYEKGRCAKCRRSGYPYVLEAPAQDFVSVCTVRCQKFLISRVGEDWIFLILLGLVMALVSWVMDFCIAICLQAQKWMYGGLDSNMFLQYLAWVTYPVVLITFSAGFTQILAPQAVGSGIPEMKTILRGVVLKEYLTFKTFVAKVIGLTCALGSGMPLGKEGPFVHVASLCAALLSKFMSLFGGIYENESRNIEMLAAACAVGVGCCFAAPIGGVLFSIEVTSTFFAVRNYWRGFFAATFSAFIFRVLAVWNRDEETITALFKTNFRLDFPFDLQELPAFAVVGIASGFGGALFVYLNRQFVLFMRKQKAINKFLMKKRLLFPAVVTLVISSLTFPPGFGQFMAGQLTQKETLVTFFDNLTWAKQGISHEFDYMGYSQAWRHPQINVFIMLVLFIIMKFWMSALATTIPVPCGAFMPVFVIGAAFGRLVGESMAAWFPDGINTDGTIYPIVPGGYAVVGAAALSGAVTHTVSTAVIVFELTGQISHILPVMIAVILANAVAQSLQPSLYDSIIRIKKLPYLPELGWGHHEKYNIRVEDIMVRDVRYITLNCCYRDLHNVLLTGNLKTLALVESAESMILLGSIERAQLQSLLSQQLSRARRLEYIRQRSVVEKKHLSEVSNPSSEDGNQRASQEVRFQISTEESSFSPARPVSQKPLKPALKRSSVMERSIEIPTSPHDNSGIALKSLFCASRDTEGLEDDGDLEDDMTIREIAEWEEKQLDEQVNFNNCKIDPAPFQLVERTSLHKTHTIFSLLGLDHAYVTSIGRLIGVVSLKELRKAIEGSVNVKGVKVRPPLASFRDSGPTGSSSSESEATELHKLWDRHRSVSLPREHVPSESDEKSQ; the protein is encoded by the exons GGTCAGGGTACCCATATGTTCTGGAAGCCCCAGCCCAGGACTTTGTCTCTG TATGCACGGTTCGCTGTCAGAAGTTCCTGATCTCGCGTGTTGGAGAGGACTGGATCTTCCTCATCCTGCTGGGACTCGTCATGGCCCTGGTCAGCTGGGTCATGGACTTCTGCATCGCCATATGCCTCCAAG CACAGAAGTGGATGTACGGTGGGTTGGACAGCAACATGTTCCTGCAGTACCTGGCCTGGGTCACCTACCCTGTGGTCCTCATCACCTTCTCCGCAGGCTTCACCCAGATCCTCGCCCCACAGGCTGTTG GTTCGGGCATTCCAGAGATGAAGACCATCCTGAGAGGAGTGGTTCTGAAGGAGTACCTCAcctttaaaacatttgtggCTAAAGTCATCGGTCTCACCTGCGCTCTGGGAAGCGGCATGCCTCTGGGCAAAGAG GGTCCATTTGTACACGTCGCCAGTTTGTGTGCTGCTCTTCTCAGCAAGTTCATGTCTCTCTTTGGAGGAATTTATGAG aatgAGTCGAGGAACATCGAGATGCTGGCAGCAGCCTGTGCTGTGGGGGTGGGCTGCTGTTTCGCTGCCCCCATAGGAG gagtGTTGTTTAGTATTGAAGTAACGTCCACATTCTTCGCTGTGAGGAATTACTGGAGAGGGTTCTTCGCTGCTACCTTCAGTGCCTTCATCTTCAGAGTGCTGGCTGTTTGGAACAGGGATGAAG AGACTATCACAGCCCTGTTTAAGACCAACTTTCGACTGGACTTTCCCTTCGACCTCCAGGAGCTTCCGGCCTTTGCTGTTGTTGG GATTGCCAGTGGGTTTGGTGGTGCTTTGTTCGTCTACCTGAACAGACAGTTCGTCCTGTTCATGAGGAAGCAAAAGGCCATCAACAAGTTTCTCATGAAAAA ACGTctgctgtttccagctgtggtCACTTTAGTTATTTCCTCGCTAACATTTCCCCCTGGCTTCGGACAGTTTATGGCTGGGCAG TTGACCCAGAAGGAGACTCTGGTGACATTTTTCGATAACCTCACATGGGCTAAACAGGGAATCTCCCACGAGTTTGACTACATGGGATATTCCCAAGCCTGGAGACACCCACAGATTAACGTCTTCATCATGCTggtcctcttcatcatcatgaaG TTCTGGATGTCGGCCCTGGCCACGACCATCCCCGTGCCTTGTGGAGCCTTCATGCCAGTATTTGTTATTG gggcAGCATTCGGTCGTCTGGTTGGAGAGAGCATGGCAGCCTGGTTTCCAGATGGCATTAACACAGATGGCACCATCTACCCCATCGTGCCAGGAGGCTACGCTGTTGTGG gtgCAGCAGCCTTGTCCGGGGCCGTCACCCACACTGTTTCCACTGCCGTCATCGTGTTCGAGCTGACGGGACAGATCTCCCACATCCTGCCGGTGATGATCGCGGTGATCCTGGCCAACGCCGTGGCCCAGTCCCTGCAGCCCTCCCTGTACGACTCCATCATAAGGATCAAGAAGCTGCCGTACCTCCCGGAGCTGGGCTGGGGACACCATGA GAAATATAACATCCGCGTGGAGGACATCATGGTGAGGGACGTGCGGTACATCACTCTGAACTGCTGCTACCGAGACCTGCACAACGTGCTGCTGACAGGAAACCTCAAGACTCTAGCGCTGGTGGAATCAGCAG AGTCTATGATCTTGCTGGGCTCCATCGAGCGCGCTCAGCTCCAGTCGCTGCTCTCTCAGCAACTCAGTCGCGCCAGGCGGCTAGAGTACATCAGGCAAAGATCTGTTGTGGAGAAGAAGCACCTGTCGGAGGTGTCGAACCCCAGCAGCGAGGACGGCAACCAGCGAGCCAGTCAGGAGGTCCGCTTCCAG atcTCCACTGAGGAATCCTCTTTCAGTCCTGCCCGTCCCGTTTCTCAAAAGCCCCTAAAACCTGCACTGAAGAGATCTTCTGTGATGGAGCGAAGCATCGAGATCCCCACTA GTCCACATGATAATTCAGGCATCGCTTTAAAGAGCCTATTCTGCGCCAGTCGAGACACAGAAGGCCTGGAG GATGATGGCGATTTGGAGGAtgacatgaccattagagaG ATTGCAGAgtgggaggagaagcagcttgATGAGCAGGTCAACTTTAACAACTGCAAGATCGACCCGGCCCCGTTCCAGCTGGTGGAGCGCACGTCGCTGCATAAG ACCCACACCATCTTCTCCCTGCTGGGCCTCGACCACGCCTACGTCACCAGCATTGGACGCCTCATTGGTGTGGTTTCCCTCAAAGAG CTTCGCAAGGCCATCGAGGGCTCTGTGAACGTCAAAGGCGTGAAGGTGCGTCCTCCTCTGGCCAGTTTCCGAGACAGTGGCCccaccggcagcagcagcagcgagagcgaGGCCACCGAGCTCCACAAACTGTGGGACCGGCACCGGAGCGTCTCGCTCCCTCGCGAGCACGTCCCGTCAGAATCAGACGAGAAGTCGCAATGA